AAAGCACTTTCTTGACTTTCTTGAATATCAAAAAAGACAACTAAAAACGACCATAAACTAAAAAGGGTATCTGATTATCAATCAGTTACCCTTTCTTTTGTAGCGTGAGGCGGGCTTGAACCGCCGACCTCATGATTATGAATCATGCGCTCTAACCGGCTGAGCTACCACGCCAATTTTTTAGCGGTGCAAAGATAATATTTATTTGAAATTGACATACTATCAGATTGTACTATTTTTAAAATATCCAAAATGAACATAGTACAATGTTACTTCGATCTCATACGATCGAGTCCGGCTTTTGCCTTCTGGTGAAGACTGGAACTGTATCCTTCAGGGTTCAGTTGAAGACATTTTTCATAAGCTTTGGTGGCTGCTTTCTTATTATTTTGTTTTTCTTCAATCATTCCGATGTGTAATGCAGCGCTACAGGCATAGTATTTGTCCGGATCTGCTTTGGTAATGGTCAGATTATAATATTCCAGCGCTTCTTTATTTTTGGAAATGGCATCATATATTCTTCCCATTCTGTAATAATATTCTCCATCATGGATAGCTGTTAAATAGTTGTTTTTCATAGGATATAATAAATCCAGCGCATCTTTAAAATACCCTCCGTCATACAACATTCTGGCTTTCAGGAGTATTCGATCCGGATAAGCTTTTAAAGTTGATTCTTTGTATGCCTGGATGTCTTCGTCGATTAATTTATTTCCTTTATCACGGCAGGCTTTCATATGGTTGTTGTAAGCTGCTTTATCCCCATTTATTACCCATTCATACCAGGCCAACTTCTGAAAAGCTTCCTTCACATAATGCTGCCCGTTAAAATTATTCAGAAATCGTTTGATATAAATATTGGCATCAGGATCCAATCGGTATAGCTTGAATTTTCCATACATAAAGTCCAGATAATAAAATTCCATGTATTCCTTACCGAAGGGCCTTTCCTGCAAAATTCGGATAGCTTCTTCATTTCTTCCGGACTTTTGGGATATGGTTGCCTTTAAAAAACAAATCAACGGACTAGTCTTGTGATCCAATCCGTACTTATCAAAAAGTTGGTAAGCTTCCTCTTTCTCATTATTCAGATAAAAAAGTATATAACTGTAAATGGCAATTACTTCTGTTTTAAAAACCGAATTCCTTTCTGATGACACTTTAGCCAATTCGCTTATTTCTTTTGTACCTAATGCAATGGATCCTTTCACTCCTGCCAACTTCCTCACCCAGGAAGGTATGCTTTCGGCCAGGGCATGAATGATACTCAGGCTCTTGTTGTTCTCAATAAACTGCGGAAAAAGTATCTTGTTTTTTTCTAGTAGGTTATATGCTTCATAGACATCCCGTGCCGCTCCGATTTTATCGTCAAACTTAAGTCTGATGGTTGCCCATTGCAGCAGTATTTCTGCCTGACAATAAAGATAGTATGGCGATCGCTGGTCTCCTTTTTTTATAGCATTGAGTCTGATTTGTTTATTGCGGATGAGTGTTTTATAAAGCTTATGGTCTTCTTTAATAAACAGTGTAAAAAAGTCGAGATAGTTTTCAATATAATCAATGAGTACGTTATCCGGCTCTTTAATCTTAAGTTTGGCTAAGCTTTCTGATGCTTTGTCAATCCGGAGACTTGATGCATCCAGATAAGCCGCTTTGATCTGATCATTAAAGTCAAAATATTTCTGACATCCGGCTTTTTGGCCGAAAGTGAAAAGAAAAATTGTTATAGTCAGAAATACTCTAATCATTAAAATTTCATATTAATTAAAAACCCCAAATGACATATATGTTCATTCGGGGTTTTCATTATATTAATTACAATTCATTACTTTCTGTCATTTTCTTGCAGTCGGTAACAAATACTAAGTTTAAGTTACGCTTCTTCCGGCATCAGGATATGCTCATCTATAAGTACCCTTCCGCAGTGCTCACATGCGATGATTTTTTTCATCACTCCAATCTCAATTTGTAACTGTGGGGGTATTCTGTTAAAACATCCACCACATGCTCCACGTGCAACGGTAACAACTGCGAGACCATTTCTGTAAGTCTTTCGTATTTTATCGTAAGATTTCAGAATTCTGTCATCAATATCTTTTCTTGCTTTGTCTGCTTCTTTGATCAGTTTGTTCTCTTCCTTTTCTGTTTTTTCGATGATCTTGGCAAGCTCTACTTTCTTACCTTCCAGATCTTTATTTCTCAAAACCAGTTTCTGAGCCAGTTGGTCTAGTGCTTCTTTTTTAGTGTCTTTAGCGATGTTGGTCTCTCGGATTTTTTTCTGAGACAATTGAATTTCGAGCTTTTGAAGTTCTATTTCTTTTGTCAGCGCATCAAACTCTCTGTTATTTTTAACATTATCGAGTTGCTTCTCATATCGTGCAATCAGTGTTTCTGACTCCTTAATATTTGCATTGTGTCTGCTGATTTCTTTGTCCAGATCGTCAATAGCGCCTTCCAGTTTTCTGGAGCGAATATTTAATCCACTGATTTCATCTTCAAGGTCGCTAACTTCCATCGGCAACTCTCCTTTCAGAATAGAAATTTCTCCAAGTTTGGAATCTATCAACTGAAGTGCATGTAATGCCCTCAACTTATCTGCTATACTTTGTTCTTTAACTGCCATAATATTTATAAAATTAAAAGTATTTTACCGGGTTTGTAATATTTTTTGTACAAATGGCCGCAAAGTTACTAAATTTATTAGTAATAATTTCAAAAAGTAAATCAATTGTATATTTTTCACTTTCATAATGGCCAATATCAACTATAATGATCTTTCCGTCTGCATCAAAATATTCATGGTACTTATAATCTGAAGTCACAAATACATCTGCGTCAGCCTTTTTTGCCTGCTCCAGCAGAAAACCACCCGCACCGCCGCAAACAGCAACTTTATGTATTTTCTCTTTACAAATAGCTGTATGTTTTATCACATGCAGCTCCATACGTTGTTTGAGTTCTGCAAAAAAAACTTCTGCGGATACTGCTTCTTTCAGAAATCCTGTCATTCCTGCACCAACCGGATTACCATCATATAACATTCCTGCTTTGGGAGCTAAGATGGTTGTTTCCGATAGTTCCAGTTTCTGGGCTATTCTACCGTTTACACCGGAAATAAAAACATTGTCGAGATTTGTATGAATGGCAAATATGGAAACATCGTTTTTGATGGCTTTCATGACAGTTCTTTCTACATAATTTTTACCATTGAGTCTTTTCAGGCCTCTGAAAATAATCGGATGATGCGAAACAATCAGATTACACCCTGCTGCAATCGCTTCTTCCACAATGTCTTCTGTGACATCCAACGAAATCAAAACTCCCGTTATCAGGGTATTCGGGTCACCCACTATTAATCCTGCATTATCATAATCTTCCTGAAGGTTCGACGGTGCGATCGTATGTAAATAGTCAGTCAATGTACCGATACTCGTCATGTCAGGGTGTGTTTTTTATTTTTTGTTCCAATAATGTAGTAGAATATCCTTCCAAAAATTGCAATGACTTAACTTCTCCTCCACGAGCCAGAACAATGTCACTTCCAATAATTTCTTCAGGCTTCCAATCGCCGCCTTTCACCAATACATCCGGTTTTACACTTTTGATAAGTTCATAAGGATCATCAGAATCAAAAAGTATTACTAGATCCACACTTTCAAGTGCTGCCAAAATGTGCAATCTGTTAAATTCATCTTTAATAGGCCTGTGCGGACCTTTGAGCCGTTGGACCGAAGCATCACTGTTGACACCAACTACAAGCACATCTCCCAATGACTTTGCTTCTTCCAGATACATCACATGACCAATGTGCAGCAAGTCAAAACAACCATTGGTAAATACAATTTTTTTACCTTCTGATTGCCATTGCCTGATCAGACTGATTCCTTCATCCCATTGACTTACTACCTTATCTTTCAGTTGCCTGTTTAGCATTCGGATATATTTATTTTTCTTTATTGATTAACGGAAGTATGACAAGCGATATTACACCAAAAATAATGTTGACGAACAATTGAATGGAAAAGAAAACAATATTGGCAAATGAAAAAGCATCTGATCCGCTGATGCTATACATTGCCAGGGCTTCTCCAACCAAAAAATGATAAGAACCCATTCCGCCGGGTGAAGGAAATAAAATACCCAAACTCCCGAACATAAAAACTATTAAACCGGCAAGCGGCCCTAAATGTTCTGTCGGCCCGAACGATCTGAAAGCCAGATACAACATCAGAAAATACAACACCCAAATGGAAACCGTATAAAATATAAAAAGCCAGATACTACTTACATTCCGGACACTTTGCACGCCTTCACTAAAGCCTGAAACCAGGTTTATCAGTTTTTTGCCAATACGCGTATTATACAGCGCTCTTCTCTTTTTGTACAGGAGATAAACACCTGCCAGTAAGAGAATGACAATGATTGCGACTAACAAAGGATTACTTTGTAAAAAAGCTGTTTTGGATGAAATATCCATATTTACACTAAAATAAGTGAGCAAATCACTTCCTCCCACCATCAATGTGAAAATGATTACTAACAAAAGCATGATCACATCAAAAATTCTATCCGTAAATATAGTGCCCAAAGATTTTTCTATGGGAATATTTTCATACTCCGAGATAAGTCCTGCCCTGATAATTTCGCCGGATCGCGGAATACCGAGATTGGCAATATAATTAATCATTATGGTACCCAGTAAATTGATAAAACGAGTTTGGTAGCCCAAAGCACTAAACATCATTTTCCATCGAAGAGCCCGGATGACATTGGTCATCATAAACAAAATCATCGGTACAAGGACCCAGATATAATTTGCATTTCCGATATCTGTAGCTACTTTTGCCCAAAGACTGCAATCTTCCACAGGAATACATTTCAAAGCACAGTCAGCCTGAAATGCTTTGTTTTGTCTCTGATATACGAAATACAGAATGACAAAACCAGTTAAAAAGAACACAAATGTTTTTGCAGCTTTAGTGATATGTTTTTTCATTTTTCAGATATACAATTGGCTAAAAAAATACTCTTCATTATCAGAAATAACCGGATTAAACATGTGTCAAATATTGTTCTGATGGTCAGGATAAACATTTTTGGGCTTATAAACTTTTGCCTCATCCGGAGTCATCAGTGCAAAAGCCATAATAATGACGATATCACCGGCCTGTACCTTTCTGGCAGCAGCGCCATTGAGGCAAAGAACGCCCGTTCCTCTTTCACCTTTGATAATATATGTCTCAAACCGCTCACCATTATTATTATTGACAATCATCACTTTTTCACCTTCCAGAAGATTAGCAGCATCCAGCAGGTTTTCGTCTATTGTAATTGAGCCGGCATAATTGAGATTTGCTTCAGTGACAGTGGCCCGATGGATTTTGGATTTTAATATGTGCAGTAACATGCTTTGTATTATTCTTAAAAAAACGCAAATATCTCTATTAATTGCAAATATGATACGCTATTTGATGATTAATTGTTGGGATGTGAATGTGTGCATATTTTTTTCCCCTTTTTCCCCAAATTTAAGGAAGGGGAAAAAACAAGGGGGAAAATTTTTTTTTTTTTTATTTTTTTTTTTTTTTTGGTTGTGTTGGCCCGCGCGCGCCGGGGGGGGCGGCTTTTTTTTTTTTCCCATATTTATTTTTTTTGGGGGGGGGGGGAAAAAAAAAAAAAAAAAAGAGGGTCGGTGGCCCCCCCCGGGGGGGGGGGGGGGGGGGGGGCCGCCCCCCCCCCCCCGGTTTGGGGGTGTGTGGTAATTTTTTTATTGGGGGTGTGCAAGATGCTAACTATTGAGCAGCCGTTTATAGAGTTTTTTTAAGTTGTCCGTTGATACATTACACCTCCACAAAACAAATACGAGCAAGTTTGTGAGATTTACTTTTAAGTATGAATTGTTCAGATATTTTCTGGAAGATACTATAGCGGGAACAGCAACAATTTTGTACAGCACTTTTTTCTTTTTTACCTTTTGAAAAAAGTCGAAATCTTCCATAATATTCAACTTTTCGTTATAGCCGCCGAGTTCTTTAAATAATTTTTTGTCCATAAAATGTATCTGATCCCCGCCGCCGGAAAAGATGCCGTCTCTTGAAGTAAAAGATGCATTGATATTCAATAGCCTGTTGGATGGCTCAAATCTGTAACTGAAAAAACCAAATCTAAATCCAGAATTTAATGAACTGCGTATATGCGTTAAGAATGTACTGTCCGGTAAAACATCA
The genomic region above belongs to Saprospiraceae bacterium and contains:
- a CDS encoding Nif3-like dinuclear metal center hexameric protein, which encodes MTSIGTLTDYLHTIAPSNLQEDYDNAGLIVGDPNTLITGVLISLDVTEDIVEEAIAAGCNLIVSHHPIIFRGLKRLNGKNYVERTVMKAIKNDVSIFAIHTNLDNVFISGVNGRIAQKLELSETTILAPKAGMLYDGNPVGAGMTGFLKEAVSAEVFFAELKQRMELHVIKHTAICKEKIHKVAVCGGAGGFLLEQAKKADADVFVTSDYKYHEYFDADGKIIIVDIGHYESEKYTIDLLFEIITNKFSNFAAICTKNITNPVKYF
- a CDS encoding aspartate 1-decarboxylase, translating into MLLHILKSKIHRATVTEANLNYAGSITIDENLLDAANLLEGEKVMIVNNNNGERFETYIIKGERGTGVLCLNGAAARKVQAGDIVIIMAFALMTPDEAKVYKPKNVYPDHQNNI
- the rfaE2 gene encoding D-glycero-beta-D-manno-heptose 1-phosphate adenylyltransferase, whose product is MLNRQLKDKVVSQWDEGISLIRQWQSEGKKIVFTNGCFDLLHIGHVMYLEEAKSLGDVLVVGVNSDASVQRLKGPHRPIKDEFNRLHILAALESVDLVILFDSDDPYELIKSVKPDVLVKGGDWKPEEIIGSDIVLARGGEVKSLQFLEGYSTTLLEQKIKNTP
- a CDS encoding glycosyltransferase, which translates into the protein MKLISIIIPVLNEEKILHRLLSHLQKYIDSQSEILVIGCEKTTDYTESVCKNFDVKYIIADGYGRSLQMNFGANAAKGEIFCFLHADVLPDSTFLTHIRSSLNSGFRFGFFSYRFEPSNRLLNINASFTSRDGIFSGGGDQIHFMDKKLFKELGGYNEKLNIMEDFDFFQKVKKKKVLYKIVAVPAIVSSRKYLNNSYLKVNLTNLLVFVLWRCNVSTDNLKKLYKRLLNS
- a CDS encoding flippase-like domain-containing protein — encoded protein: MKKHITKAAKTFVFFLTGFVILYFVYQRQNKAFQADCALKCIPVEDCSLWAKVATDIGNANYIWVLVPMILFMMTNVIRALRWKMMFSALGYQTRFINLLGTIMINYIANLGIPRSGEIIRAGLISEYENIPIEKSLGTIFTDRIFDVIMLLLVIIFTLMVGGSDLLTYFSVNMDISSKTAFLQSNPLLVAIIVILLLAGVYLLYKKRRALYNTRIGKKLINLVSGFSEGVQSVRNVSSIWLFIFYTVSIWVLYFLMLYLAFRSFGPTEHLGPLAGLIVFMFGSLGILFPSPGGMGSYHFLVGEALAMYSISGSDAFSFANIVFFSIQLFVNIIFGVISLVILPLINKEK